Part of the Marasmius oreades isolate 03SP1 chromosome 5, whole genome shotgun sequence genome is shown below.
TGTGCTCACAGTTGCCTCTTCGCCTCTTTaacctcctcttccagtCTTCCAACTCCTTCCTCAAGACACCCAAGTTGTCCTGCTGTCCGCCACCATGCCCGCCGATGTCCTTGAAGTGACAAAGAAGTTCATGAGGGACCCCGTTCGTATCCTGGTCAAGAGAGACGAACTTACGCTTGAAGGTATCAAACAGTTCTACATAGCtgtggagaaggaggagtggAAGTTGGATACACTTTGCGATCTATACGAGACTGTGACGATCACTCAGGCAGTCATCTTCTGCAATACGAGGCGCAAGGTCGATTGGTTGACAGACAAGATGCACGGGAGGGAGTTTACGGTGTCTGCTATGGTCAGCTCCTTCATCTAGTTCTCTACATGTTCTGATCTCGACATCCTCATAGCACGGTGACATGGAGCAAAAGCAACGGGAAGTTTTGATGAAAGAATTCAGATCTGGGTCTTCCCGTGTCCTCATCACGACCGACTTGCTCGCGCGCGGTATTGACGTACAGCAAGTATCGCTGGTGATCAATTATGATTTGCCCACGAACAGGGAGAACTACATTCACCGTATTGGTCGTGGCGGACGATTCGGAAGGAAGGGAGTTGCAATCAACTTTGTCACTACGGATGACGTGCGCATGTTGAGAGATATTGAACGTGAGTTTGccttgtttctcttttgcCGTTGATGCCATTTCTTTGTCATTGTCACTTGTTCTTCCGTCCACTCCATCGCCGGCGCCTGTGCTAGGCTTCTCCCACTCTTTTCCCTTCCATTCATTTCATCGCGTGTTTGGCTGTTCGGTTACGGACCTTATCTTCTTTCTATTTATTTCCGTTTGATGAATGGTGGCCTGACCTGTTTATACCACTCGCAACAGAGTTTTACAACACCCAGATTGACGAAATGCCTCTGAATGTTGCGTAAGTATCAATTTTATCCATCATATTACATCCAGTGCTCACTTCTTCGATCTGCTGTAGCGATCTCATTTGAAATCAGCGTGGTCTTAGTGCCTTTCTCTTGTTCGCAGAGGCACTACCCTTCCTTTCCCTCGTATTTTCGCTTTAACTTACTCCCATGCTATGTCTTCCTTCGTTGTTTTCATATTTGCCTAGTCTTATGTGTTTACGTTCATGAAATCTTTTGTTGCGCATGGTTCCGCTTGTTCTTCCCTGAACAACTTCCGTTATGCGGCACCTACAGACACACACTCTGCCCCTCCCGCTCATACCCCCCCTGAAACATGTAACGCCGCCTTACCCTTCCTCATCCCCGCCCCGCCGCttgtttctttctgttttctcATTTGCTGATGACTAGATGTAAGAGTAGTGTACGCGTTTCTATTTCCGCTTTCCTTTACCAATGTCTGTTACTACTTGGATTTTACGAGGCGTTGTGGTTACATGTTGTATGTAGGCGTTGGGATACAAAAATGACAGGTGAATTCTGTTCAGCCCATTGGAGGGCGGGAGAGGGAATACTCGAAAGGCGTAGTTGACGGCTTACAGCAGATGGCTGTGATGCCGTGATGCTCATTTCCCCGGACAAAGGCTGTGGCCTCAACCGACACAGCCTTTTGCAGTTTTTCGAACCGGTTTGAGATCACGGTTGGTTCATTCATTGGGAATATATATATAAGACGCCCCGACATCTCTTGTGATTGTTACTCACACTCTCACCTTTACTCCTTTCTGACGCGTCAAGCATACAGAAGAGCCGGTCATTACTCGGTCTTCCGTCCTTCACCGTTGTACCTTCAAACCACTTCACTTTGACACACTTGACACAAAGTGATGTCCTGTGTCGGAATTGCAGTCATGGTAAGGACCTTCAATCATTCATACTGTTTACCCATCTTAGGACTAATCTATTTTCCGGTACTTATAGTCTTCACCTTATCACCAGTTGTCAATCCACACAATGTCTTACCACTCCCATCGACATGGTTCTCGATCCTCTCAAGGACACAGTTCCTCGTCTGCTCGTTCATCTCCCACCAGCGGAGCAAAACCTCCGACACTACTCACTGCGCCCTCGCCACTCTCCGCTCCTCTTTCATTggcttcatcgtcatctgcCGGCGGGCCATCGTCATCACGTTTACATCCCCCTTCCCGAGGCACAGTCCTTCAGGCTCACTCACACCATGTCCAACCAGCCCAAGCTAATGAAATCTCCCCTCATCTATTCATTTCCGACCTCGCCTTCGCCGAAAACCCAACATTACTATCAACACATCGTATAACACACATCCTTTCCGTTCTCCCCGAACGAATAAACATCCCCTCCGATCGCCACCTCACACGAATGCAAATCTGCGTCGAAGACTTCCCGTTTGCCGAGTTAGCTGCACATCTACCCACTACCACGAAGTTCATTCGAGATGGATTACGCAGCTATGGtggagaaggaagggttCTCATTCACTGCGCAGAGGGAATAAGTAGAAGCGTGAGTGTGGTAGCAGCGTTTCTGATGGCGCAGTATGGGTGGACTCCTGGCGAGGCTATTGCGTTCATtaaggagaaaagaaaggtggCGAATCCGAATTTTGGGTTCATAAAGCAGTTGTATGAATATGGGAGGGAGTCGTTAGGGATGAGGGGATTGACTGATGGGATGTAGAATCCCCGCGGAGAGGAAAAAGATCAAACTTCCCAAAAAGATGAGACGAAGGAAACGACTATTCCCCCCGTGGTCGGATAGTTCATGATCATCATCGCTCCCTTTTTTGGTTCATTTCATTCAAGATACCCTTCCGCACGCATCGACAACTTCTTTCCTGTACAACTTACTCGTATATACATCACAACGTGCTTCTGATGTTTCTTTTCTGTATACTTTGGGGGCTATCATTATTGTCTTCGATGTTCTTTTTTTCACGTGTACATATATTTTTCAAAGTCGTTGGGTCCTCTTACTGTATCGTGTATAGATACTTATCCTTAAAGTACGGTGGTTATGGTTATATATATTATCGATTGTCGTCGTTAATGAATATTGAATACTGAATACTAATACGTCTTCCCTGGTCAAAGACTGATTGAGTAAGTGGCGGGTGACGCTGTTATGTTCAACCCGTTATAAAGTTACATTCATCATAATCAACCATCACTTCGGGAGCCCCAACGTTGCCCAAAGTTGGCCAAATGGCTTGTTGGTTCACCATTGCTTAACGACACCATACGTGTTCAGATTATCTACACAACGCGGCCGGGTCCAGTGCGATGGCATATGTATGTATTAGCAGAAAATCTCCCTCAGTCTCTGCATGGGATTGACTCCGGGTGCTGAAACCTGCCCTCGTCAAAAAAGCTACACGAAGTAGGTACGCGTAACGCAGGTCCGACTCTCTGCTCCAACGATATCGTTTCGAAACGCCGCCGCATATCGGGCAACTGTACAGGTGACGTTGACACATTTGTAAATTGTTCCGCTGGGAAAGTAAGTACTTAGACTTAGGCGGATACTACTGGTTCTAGGCCTGTGCGAGTATCCCGCTGCTTCCCTACCTGCGGATGGAAGTTTTTGTGAATGTTAGGAGCTTTGTGCTTCGGCCGCTGGTGGCTACCCTTGATCGTAAATGTAACGAGTTCCACTTGAAACACTGCCTTTGCCAGGTTCACTCAGTGAAGCACGCCTCGGATTGATCGAAGGGAGACGGACCTTTTGTAGGTCATTGTAGGCGCGTTTTCTCGGCTGATTGGTCCGATTTTCCGAGGATGATATCTGAGCTCCAGTGTATAATAAAGCCTCGGGGTTTCCACCAACTCCTACAGGTTCCACGACTTGACTAGGAACTTTTGCCGTCTAAACCGCCTCAGACTGACCGGGTGAATCAGGTTTCGCCACCGGAACGAGCTAAGCACCTGTCATCATCCTCAGCGTCCCTGCAGCCCCAAAAATCGCATTAAATATAGATGTACTTATTGTACAACGGCGTGTTACTGGCGACACGGGGTCGATGAACACTCCGTAAAGACAATTCATATCACGGACGGACTCGCATGAGTTGGGACGAGTGAACAGACGAATCATATCGGAACGGAATTGAAAGTACTCAAAATACGGCGAGGTGGGAAGCCACGTACACGGTTGACCCATAGTCTAAGCCGGCTAGAATGGGAGAAAACAGGGGTAGAGTAGAGACCTGTTGTATGAAGGGGTTCATCCCGTCGAGTCTAAAATGTCTCATTCATTGACATTAGCAGAAGGTACCCACAGGAGCCACAGGAGGCGTCATGCTGACCTGAAACAGGGCGATACTTTTAATTTGCCGAGTAATAATATCTATCCATTGCGAGGGTCAGGTTTTGCAGGGAGATATGTATGCCGCGCTTCAAAGAGATTACAGTAGGATGAGCCAGTAAGAAGAGGCCGACTCGGAGGTAGGACCCGGGCTAGACGGAAGTTTGGGCAATCACCAGAGCATCACATCGGGCATGTAGGTGCTGAGCGCTGAACTGAAAAATTTAGCCTACAGGTACTCGATTCAGTATCTCCAAAAAGATTAGGCTTTTTGACTTCGTAGGTGGCCAACGAAATCGATAAGAGGTTACTTATAGGAGAGACTCGGGAGACTTCAAGGGAAAACGCCCGCGTAGACCAGCGACAAGTGTTCGAAAAAATTGTCTGTGTTTCCCAAGAACATAAATCTTGAGGAGTAACTCTGGTAGAAAAACCGATGTAGTAAGTGATCTGTGCGGGTGCCAACTCGCTCGCTTTCCTCTCCACTGGAACAATCCCAAACTCGAAGCTGGGGTTCTTGAAGAGAGCTGTGTCGCAGGATTGCACGAGAGTCAATAGATTTGCTAAGTCCAACGGATTGTTTTCAGGGTTCCGTAGACGATCAAGAGTGAGTGTTGCCCTTCGAAACTTGAACAGCACATGACTATTACGACAAGCACACGGCATACTCCGGTCACACTACCTCGCTCCATCGGGGCAAGTCATACCGCTCCTTCTCGCTCCGTCATCGCGAGCCATCCGCTTCTTCTCCATACCGGTGTGGCGTTACAGGCGGGCTTCAAATTGACCTTCGACTCGTATGACTGAAACTGTGCTAACACGCTTGAAAGGGAGTATTCAAACGGTTACAAACAGGCCCTGAAAGCAGAGCAGTGGGGATTCTAGACCTTGTTGATCAGTTTGCTTGCTTGGGTTTAAGAAAACCCAATTTCCTCCACATTCTTCCCAGATCCACTCAAAATAAGAATTCTAAACACTGCTGTAGCACTGCATTACATGAACTAGGTTTCGGTTAGGTTTCAGCCTCGAGATCGCCCTCCACAATGCTATGCTTTCTTAGTGGCCCTCGGATTGTCTGACCAGATTTGAGAGCCGGTACCGGTTCATCTCTTTCGGGTCCACGAAAATGCGGGGAATGCAAACcgtttattattattatcgcTGCGATGCTCCGCGTGCCGAGTCCACCTCGAGGAACGATCAATCATCAACTGCGGTAGAGATGGCTACGATTTCCCTGCACAATCAGTCCAAAATAGCCTGACAGCCCTTTTCCTCTAGACTCACGGTCCGACTTCCATCATTCACGATTGACAGTTCGTGACTCTTAAAATCCCAACGTGATCGCAACTATGGCGCAACTTTCTCAAGGGCGAACTTGAAAGCCGTTCAATGGCTTTATATTTCCCGCGCAACCGAATGTCGCACAAAGGGGGGGATGTCAATCCGGTGAGTCTTTTTCTGCGACCAGGAGTCACATGACAAAGAAACCAGGTATGTCATCGATTCAG
Proteins encoded:
- the TIF1 gene encoding translation initiation factor eIF4A, whose amino-acid sequence is MAEEQLQDVPESEIESNWDQIVDNFDNMDLKPELLRGIYAYGFERPSAIQQRAIVPVVKGHDVIAQAQSGTGKTATFSISILQQLDMSIKGTQALILAPTRELAQQIQKVVIALGDYMNIECHACVGGTNVREDMAKLQEGVHVVVGTPGRVFDMINRRALKSDTIKIFCLDEADEMLSRGFKDQIYEVFQLLPQDTQVVLLSATMPADVLEVTKKFMRDPVRILVKRDELTLEGIKQFYIAVEKEEWKLDTLCDLYETVTITQAVIFCNTRRKVDWLTDKMHGREFTVSAMHGDMEQKQREVLMKEFRSGSSRVLITTDLLARGIDVQQVSLVINYDLPTNRENYIHRIGRGGRFGRKGVAINFVTTDDVRMLRDIEQFYNTQIDEMPLNVADLI